Below is a window of Ananas comosus cultivar F153 linkage group 9, ASM154086v1, whole genome shotgun sequence DNA.
CAGAAACAAACTAAAACATGGACATGGATATAGTAAAGTAATAATATGCATTTTTCACCACAAATATGCAAAACAGggagagaaaacaaaagaagaaagaagaatatACAAGTGCATATATTCATAACTACAGAAGCAAAGAGCAGCTTAATGATATGAAAGCATATGTTACTGGAAGTATCATATACTTGAGTTAAAGTACCTTCGCACGCTTAAAAAATGCGACAAAATCATCATCTGGAAGTTGCCCTATGCACCACTGAACCCATATTACATCATATCTTCCAGCTTCTGGAGTGAAATCCTGTAGCCAAATTCAGCCAAACAGAATTATGAATAAATATTGACTTGTTGAGTGTTAAGCTCACAAAATCAACTAAAGAAAGCAACTACCTGAAGAGGGACACAATAGAAATTAACAGCCTTGTGAGCATCCCCTTCCGCATCAATCGCTGGAGCTAAACTTTCGTGTGCAGCCTCTAGAAAATGTGACACCGGCTCGACAAGATCAACCTGAAAAGCTCAACGCTGCAAATGAGCACCAACATACATTTCTCTGCAAATCTATTAAATACACTGGTAAAACCTACACAAAGAATCACTGAGTTATGCAAATTATCCGCTTACCATGGTAATTACAATCATTATGCTCATCACATTAAGAGAAACAGATATGCACTATGCAAGATCACTTAACCCATGATTATTCATCTGTTCGCATATCAAACACCTAAGGTGTTGGATTCTTCTATCATAATGCCGAATAGTGAGTTAAATCACCTTCCCACCACAGGAAATTCAAGTACTTTAACATGGCTGCGTACTGTATGTGTAATTTGCGCACGCTTTGGTAATGTACTACTACCATTTTACTCTCAAAAAACTCTTTGGTGATGTGACACTCCTTAAATCCCGCATGACGTAATTTGCGCTATTAGAACTGATTGTTAAAACATCAGTGCAGGTGTTTCTCTACCTATcggcttaagcttttggattgGAGGGAGCATCGCACCGTACGTCTATAAATAACACATCAGAGAGACATTAAGCAACACTTACCTCATTGAAGTACCTTATAAGAAGATTCTTCGTCACCCGTCCGATTCCCGAACCGCAATCTATCACAAATTTATGAAACCAATAAGAACCCCAACACTAGAAGGCGTAGCAAAGCGAGATTAAGCTCTATTTCTCACCGTAGGTATCTCTATTCCGGAACAAATGATCCAAATCAACAAAGGCGAACACAAAATCAAAGCTAAAAATAGAAAGAGATTAAAGATTACCGAGAGCAACAAGATGCCGCTTTGCACTTCCAAAGCGCTCTATCAAAAGGGGTTTTATAAAACCCTCGCTCCCCTTCACATCGGCGTCGTTCACGCACCCGTACCCACCCAAAACCCCATCCACAGAAGCCTCCACTCCCTACACCAAATCCAAATGAAACCCTCAAAAGTTAGGGTTTTGACGACATTTACCGAACCAAATCGAGAGCTGAGAGCCTTTTTAGGGTTCGCTAATTACTCCCCAGTAGCCGATGCCCTTCCGGTACCATTCGCGGCGCTTGGTGCTGGCGGAGTCGGCGTTCTCGGCTCCGTCCTCGGCGCCCCCGGCGCCGACTTCTTCTCTCCACATCTCGCTAGGGCTCGCGAACGCGCGCCCCGTGGTGGAGTCCACGCCCCCGAAGTCCATGGCgagtgcggcggcggcggcggaggaggaggaggaggaggaggaggcggcgggtCCCCGAGCTcggtcgatcgatcgatcgatcgatctctATCGATTGTTAGGGTTTTGGGCCGGATCCACTCGGTGGCAAGGAGTCGCTCCGACCCGAATTATTGTTTTGGACCCGTGATTTGGGCTCGATTGTTTGGGCCTAGTGGGCTATCGATCAAtgattgtaattaaattaaattatataatataaatatttattaaaattatgtaCGCATATGAGCAGGACTTCAGAGGATTGATTCCATTAAGATCGAAATAGCTAATTATgcaatcaaaaatataaaaatattcgcACAATTTTACTTAAATCGAACTAATCTTAGTTCCAGGTGCAATTTGCGGCCTTACCACCAACACTTAATATAACCTTCCAGAATAATGTTGA
It encodes the following:
- the LOC109715348 gene encoding alpha N-terminal protein methyltransferase 1 isoform X1, which codes for MDFGGVDSTTGRAFASPSEMWREEVGAGGAEDGAENADSASTKRREWYRKGIGYWGGVEASVDGVLGGYGCVNDADVKGSEGFIKPLLIERFGSAKRHLVALDCGSGIGRVTKNLLIRYFNEVDLVEPVSHFLEAAHESLAPAIDAEGDAHKAVNFYCVPLQDFTPEAGRYDVIWVQWCIGQLPDDDFVAFFKRAKVGLKANGFFVVKENIARKGFVLDRDDHSVTRSDLYFKELFNQCGLHIYSTKDQKRLPKELFPVKMYALVTDKPKGGNSDGRTRRHNYTPVIIR
- the LOC109715348 gene encoding alpha N-terminal protein methyltransferase 1 isoform X2; amino-acid sequence: MDFGGVDSTTGRAFASPSEMWREEVGAGGAEDGAENADSASTKRREWYRKGIGYWGGVEASVDGVLGGYGCVNDADVKGSEGFIKPLLIERFGSAKRHLVALDCGSGIGRVTKNLLIRYFNEVDLVEPVSHFLEAAHESLAPAIDAEGDAHKAVNFYCVPLQDFTPEAGRYDVIWVQWCIGQLPDDDFVAFFKRAKVGLKANGFFVVKENIARKGMNPTLFSLDSYWIEMITV